The following proteins are co-located in the Streptomyces sp. NBC_01198 genome:
- a CDS encoding carbohydrate ABC transporter permease, whose amino-acid sequence MTATAPPRRAPEAGPSSGKSAAGRRLRPRIVERLRQGGLPYLLLLPAVLAELLIHIVPMFFGILISFKNLTLFYIHHWNTAPWAGFDNYKAAVKIHQPIGQALLHSFWVTLSYTLLSVAFSWLLGVAAAILLQDKFRGRGLIRTIFLVPYALPAYAALITWTFMFQQDTGLVNHVLHDQLHVTSSKSFWLIGDNSFWAMVIVSVWKSWPFAFLALMAGLQNIPRELYEAAAMDGAGVWQQIRKITMPSLRPVNQVIVLVLFLWTFNDFNTPFVMFGQNPPHQADLISIHIYQSSFINWNFGSGSAMSVLLLLFLLVVTAVYLLVTSRGRSENDV is encoded by the coding sequence ATGACTGCCACCGCCCCCCCGAGGCGCGCACCCGAAGCCGGCCCCAGCAGCGGCAAGTCCGCTGCCGGGCGCCGGCTCCGGCCGCGTATCGTCGAACGGCTCCGCCAAGGCGGACTGCCGTACCTGCTCCTGCTCCCCGCCGTCCTCGCCGAGCTGCTGATCCACATCGTGCCGATGTTCTTCGGCATCCTGATCAGCTTCAAGAACCTGACACTGTTCTACATCCATCACTGGAACACCGCTCCCTGGGCGGGGTTCGACAACTACAAAGCCGCGGTAAAGATCCACCAGCCGATCGGCCAGGCGCTGCTGCACTCGTTCTGGGTGACGCTGTCCTACACCCTGCTGTCCGTGGCGTTCTCCTGGCTGCTGGGCGTCGCCGCGGCCATCCTGCTGCAGGACAAGTTCCGCGGCCGCGGGCTGATCCGCACCATCTTCCTGGTGCCCTACGCGCTGCCCGCCTACGCGGCGCTGATCACCTGGACGTTCATGTTCCAGCAGGACACCGGCCTGGTGAACCACGTCCTGCACGACCAGTTGCACGTGACGTCGAGCAAGTCGTTCTGGCTCATCGGCGACAACAGCTTCTGGGCGATGGTCATCGTCTCGGTCTGGAAGTCCTGGCCGTTCGCCTTCCTGGCGCTGATGGCCGGTCTGCAGAACATCCCGCGCGAGCTGTACGAGGCCGCCGCGATGGACGGCGCCGGCGTCTGGCAGCAGATCAGGAAGATCACCATGCCGTCGCTGCGGCCGGTGAACCAGGTCATCGTGCTGGTCCTGTTCCTGTGGACCTTCAACGACTTCAACACCCCGTTCGTGATGTTCGGTCAGAACCCGCCGCACCAGGCGGACCTGATCTCGATCCACATCTACCAGTCGTCGTTCATCAACTGGAACTTCGGGTCGGGTTCTGCGATGTCCGTCCTGCTGCTGCTCTTCCTGCTCGTGGTAACGGCTGTCTACCTGCTGGTCACCTCCAGGGGAAGGAGCGAGAACGATGTCTAG
- a CDS encoding carbohydrate ABC transporter permease, with amino-acid sequence MSRFTDQPSPMAQPKSFLWTRRVVLTLLLAFVLVPVYVMLSSSLKSLQDVQGSFKWIPHSLTFKPYIDIWKTIPLAHYFVNSVIVCVSATVFSVVLAIFAAYVVSRYRFMGRKVFTVTVLSTQMFPGILFLLPLYLIFVNIGNTTGITLNGSRLGLIITYLTFSLPFSIWMLAGYFDSIPRDLDEAAKVDGCGPLGALFRVVVPAAVPGIVAVSVYAFMTAWGEVLFASVMTNESTRTLAVGLREYATQNDVYWNQVMAASIVVSVPVVAGFLLLQRYLVAGLTAGAVK; translated from the coding sequence ATGTCTAGGTTCACCGACCAGCCGTCCCCGATGGCGCAGCCGAAGTCCTTCCTGTGGACCCGGCGGGTCGTCCTGACACTGCTGCTGGCCTTCGTGCTCGTCCCCGTGTACGTGATGCTCAGCTCGTCCCTGAAGAGCCTTCAGGACGTGCAGGGCTCGTTCAAGTGGATACCGCACAGCCTGACGTTCAAGCCGTACATCGACATCTGGAAGACCATCCCGCTCGCGCACTACTTCGTGAACTCGGTGATCGTCTGCGTCAGCGCCACCGTCTTCTCGGTGGTGCTGGCGATCTTCGCCGCCTACGTGGTGAGCCGCTACCGGTTCATGGGCCGCAAGGTCTTCACCGTGACGGTGCTGTCCACCCAGATGTTCCCCGGCATCCTGTTCCTGCTGCCGCTGTACCTGATCTTCGTCAACATCGGCAACACCACGGGCATCACGCTCAACGGCAGCCGGCTCGGCCTGATCATCACCTACCTCACCTTCTCGCTGCCCTTCTCCATCTGGATGCTGGCGGGCTACTTCGACTCGATCCCGCGGGATCTGGACGAGGCCGCGAAGGTGGACGGCTGCGGCCCGCTCGGCGCGCTGTTCCGGGTCGTGGTCCCGGCCGCGGTCCCCGGCATCGTCGCCGTGAGCGTCTACGCGTTCATGACGGCCTGGGGCGAGGTGCTGTTCGCGTCGGTGATGACCAACGAGTCCACCAGGACCCTGGCGGTCGGCCTGCGCGAGTACGCCACCCAGAACGACGTGTACTGGAACCAGGTCATGGCTGCCTCGATCGTCGTGAGCGTACCCGTGGTCGCCGGATTCCTGCTCCTGCAGCGTTACCTCGTCGCCGGGCTCACCGCCGGCGCCGTCAAGTAA